The Mycolicibacterium hassiacum DSM 44199 genome includes a window with the following:
- the prfB gene encoding peptide chain release factor 2, giving the protein MDPDRQADIAALDSTLTTVERVLDVDGMRKRIKELEELAADPHLWDDQDRAQKITSELSRTQGELRRVEDLRRRLDDLPVLYELAEEENSADARDEADAELKRLREDIEAMEVRTLLSGEYDQREALVTIRSGAGGVDAADWAEMLMRMYIRWAEKHGYPVEVLDTSYAEEAGIKSATFVVHAPYAYGTLSVEQGTHRLVRISPFDNQSRRQTSFADVEVLPVVEQTDHIDIPESEIRVDVYRSSGPGGQSVNTTDSAVRITHLPTGIVVTCQNEKSQLQNKLSAMRVLQAKLLERKRQEERAELDALKSDGSASWGNQMRSYVLHPYQMVKDLRTEYEVGNPAAVLDGDIDGFIEAGIRWRNRKDDD; this is encoded by the coding sequence GTGGATCCCGACCGTCAAGCCGATATAGCCGCCCTCGACTCCACCCTCACCACGGTGGAGCGGGTGCTCGACGTCGACGGGATGCGGAAGCGGATCAAGGAACTCGAGGAGCTGGCCGCCGACCCTCACCTGTGGGACGACCAGGACCGCGCGCAGAAGATCACCAGCGAGCTGTCCCGCACCCAGGGTGAGTTGCGCCGCGTCGAGGACCTCCGGCGCCGCCTCGACGACCTGCCGGTGCTCTACGAGCTCGCCGAGGAGGAGAACTCCGCCGACGCCCGCGACGAGGCGGACGCGGAGCTCAAGCGGCTGCGTGAGGACATCGAGGCGATGGAGGTCCGCACGCTGCTGTCCGGCGAGTACGACCAGCGCGAGGCGCTGGTGACCATCCGCTCCGGCGCCGGCGGCGTGGACGCCGCGGACTGGGCCGAGATGCTGATGCGGATGTACATCCGCTGGGCTGAGAAGCACGGCTATCCCGTCGAGGTGCTCGACACCTCCTACGCGGAGGAGGCCGGGATCAAGAGCGCGACGTTCGTCGTGCACGCGCCCTACGCCTACGGCACCCTCTCGGTGGAGCAGGGCACCCACCGGCTGGTGCGCATCAGCCCGTTCGACAACCAGAGCCGGCGCCAGACGTCGTTCGCCGACGTCGAGGTGCTGCCCGTCGTGGAGCAGACCGACCACATCGACATCCCGGAGAGCGAGATCCGCGTCGACGTGTACCGCTCCAGCGGGCCCGGCGGGCAGTCGGTCAACACCACCGACTCGGCGGTGCGGATCACCCACCTGCCCACCGGCATCGTGGTGACCTGCCAGAACGAGAAGTCGCAGCTGCAGAACAAGCTGTCGGCGATGCGGGTGCTGCAGGCCAAGCTCTTGGAACGCAAACGCCAGGAGGAGCGCGCCGAACTGGATGCGCTGAAGAGCGACGGCAGCGCGTCGTGGGGCAACCAGATGCGCTCCTACGTGCTACACCCGTATCAGATGGTCAAGGACCTGCGCACCGAGTACGAGGTCGGCAACCCGGCCGCGGTGCTCGACGGTGACATCGACGGCTTCATCGAAGCCGGAATCCGTTGGCGCAACCGAAAAGATGACGACTAG
- a CDS encoding alpha/beta fold hydrolase, protein MTDPRSIEFDLPRLRMSALSWGPDDGRPAICLHGFPDSARSWKSLAPLLAANGFRVIAPFTRGYAPTGPAPDDDYSIGALMSDVVDLHTHLGRPADAVLIGHDWGAFTAYGLAAYPGSPFAAHIAMSVPPLPAIDNRRRGLAGGARLLAKQLRYSWYVLYFQLPLAPERTLNRVIPRLWRDWSPPGTDVRDGVAAALAALPDRAHRRAAVSYYRYAVRFTRPAPQYRGLHRFRLKLPTHPVLVLQGEQDGAVRVEYFDGAIDALPPGSRVRTIPGAGHFLQLDQPETVAAAILDYLKVDRVRSS, encoded by the coding sequence ATGACCGATCCGCGTTCGATCGAGTTCGATCTGCCCCGGTTGCGGATGAGCGCGCTGAGCTGGGGCCCCGACGACGGTCGGCCGGCAATCTGCCTGCACGGCTTCCCGGACAGCGCGCGCAGCTGGAAGTCCCTGGCTCCGCTCCTGGCGGCCAACGGGTTTCGGGTGATCGCACCCTTCACCCGGGGCTACGCCCCGACCGGGCCGGCCCCCGACGACGACTATTCGATCGGCGCCCTGATGAGCGATGTCGTCGACCTGCACACCCACCTCGGACGACCCGCCGACGCGGTGCTGATCGGACATGACTGGGGCGCCTTCACCGCCTACGGGCTGGCCGCCTACCCCGGTTCACCGTTCGCCGCACACATCGCGATGTCGGTTCCGCCGCTGCCGGCGATCGACAACCGGCGCCGCGGGCTGGCCGGCGGTGCGCGGCTGCTGGCGAAACAGCTGCGCTACAGCTGGTATGTGCTGTACTTCCAGCTGCCGCTCGCCCCGGAGCGCACGCTGAACCGGGTGATACCCCGGCTGTGGCGGGACTGGTCACCGCCCGGCACCGATGTGCGCGACGGCGTCGCGGCCGCCCTCGCCGCACTGCCCGATCGCGCGCACCGGCGGGCGGCGGTGTCGTACTACCGGTACGCGGTGCGCTTCACCCGGCCCGCTCCGCAGTACCGGGGACTGCACCGGTTCCGACTGAAACTGCCCACCCACCCGGTGCTGGTACTGCAGGGCGAGCAGGACGGCGCGGTGCGAGTCGAATACTTCGACGGTGCCATCGACGCGCTGCCGCCGGGCAGCCGCGTCCGCACCATTCCGGGCGCCGGGCACTTCCTGCAGCTCGACCAGCCCGAGACGGTCGCCGCCGCGATCCTGGATTACCTCAAGGTCGACCGCGTCCGCAGTTCGTAG
- the ftsE gene encoding cell division ATP-binding protein FtsE: MITLDRVSKQYKSSARPALDNVSVKIDKGEFVFLIGPSGSGKSTFMRLLLAEEKPTSGDIRVSKFHVNKLSGRHIPALRQVIGCVFQDFRLLQQKTVFDNVAFALEVIGKRKEVINRVVPEVLEMVGLSGKANRLPHELSGGEQQRVAIARAFVNRPLVLLADEPTGNLDPETSKDIMDLLERINRTGTTVVMATHDHHIVDSMRQRVVELELGRLVRDEQRGVYGMDR, from the coding sequence ATGATCACCCTCGACCGCGTGTCCAAGCAGTACAAATCCTCGGCACGCCCCGCGCTGGACAACGTGTCGGTCAAGATCGACAAGGGTGAGTTCGTTTTCCTCATCGGCCCCTCGGGGTCGGGCAAGTCGACGTTCATGCGGCTGCTGCTCGCCGAGGAGAAGCCGACATCGGGTGACATCCGTGTCTCGAAGTTCCACGTCAACAAGCTCTCGGGCCGGCACATCCCGGCGTTGCGGCAGGTGATCGGCTGCGTGTTCCAGGACTTCCGGCTGCTGCAGCAGAAGACCGTGTTCGACAACGTGGCGTTCGCGCTGGAGGTCATCGGCAAGCGCAAGGAGGTGATCAACCGGGTGGTGCCCGAGGTGTTGGAGATGGTCGGGCTGTCCGGTAAGGCCAACCGGCTGCCGCACGAACTGTCCGGCGGCGAACAGCAGCGGGTCGCGATCGCCCGCGCGTTCGTCAACCGCCCGCTGGTGCTGCTGGCCGACGAGCCCACCGGCAACCTGGACCCCGAAACCAGCAAGGACATCATGGACCTGCTCGAACGAATCAACCGCACCGGCACGACGGTGGTGATGGCCACCCACGACCACCACATCGTCGACTCGATGCGCCAGCGCGTCGTCGAGTTGGAACTGGGCAGGCTTGTTCGTGACGAACAGCGCGGCGTCTACGGAATGGACCGCTAG
- a CDS encoding mechanosensitive ion channel family protein yields MTTSTLLAQSFADRWVGFWRGDIGIWILERGVPIALLLVGGLLAARFINWSAQRIVRRIDAEYQESDQLVRSESTKHRQAVASVISWVSVALLFIVVAVQITNILQIPVGSLVAPAAVLGAALGFGAQKLVQDLLAGFFIITERQYGFGDLVRLSMVGAPDESLGTVEEVTLRVTKLRTPEGEMYTIPNGNIVRSLNLSKDWARAVIDIPVPTSADLSVVNDVLHAVAERATEDPVLKPLMLDAPQLMGVESIGVDSVNLRMVARTLPGKQFEVGRHIRVLVVEALRRAGVVSPTDATTPMVGAIVHPATADGAAESTQGPPEDKKDGDKKDEDKKDKAK; encoded by the coding sequence ATGACGACTAGCACGCTGCTGGCACAGTCCTTCGCCGACCGGTGGGTCGGCTTCTGGCGCGGCGACATCGGCATCTGGATCCTCGAGCGCGGTGTGCCGATCGCACTGCTGTTGGTCGGCGGGCTGCTCGCGGCGCGGTTCATCAACTGGTCCGCTCAGCGCATTGTGCGGCGCATCGACGCCGAGTACCAGGAGAGCGATCAACTGGTGCGCTCGGAGAGCACCAAACACCGCCAGGCGGTCGCCTCGGTCATCTCCTGGGTGTCGGTGGCGCTGCTGTTCATCGTGGTGGCGGTGCAGATCACCAACATCCTGCAGATCCCGGTCGGCTCGCTGGTCGCACCCGCGGCGGTGCTGGGCGCCGCGCTCGGTTTCGGCGCCCAGAAGCTGGTGCAGGACCTGCTGGCCGGGTTCTTCATCATCACCGAGCGGCAGTACGGCTTCGGCGACCTGGTCCGGCTGAGCATGGTCGGCGCGCCCGACGAGTCGCTGGGCACGGTGGAGGAGGTCACCCTGCGGGTGACCAAACTGCGCACCCCCGAGGGGGAGATGTACACCATCCCCAACGGCAACATCGTCCGCTCGCTGAACCTGTCGAAGGACTGGGCGCGTGCGGTCATCGACATCCCGGTGCCGACGTCGGCGGACCTCAGCGTGGTCAACGACGTGCTGCACGCGGTCGCCGAGCGGGCCACCGAGGACCCTGTGCTCAAGCCGTTGATGCTCGACGCGCCGCAGTTGATGGGGGTGGAGAGCATCGGGGTCGACTCGGTGAACCTGCGCATGGTGGCCCGCACCCTGCCCGGTAAGCAGTTCGAGGTCGGCCGGCACATCCGGGTGCTTGTCGTCGAGGCCCTGCGCCGGGCCGGAGTCGTCTCCCCGACCGACGCCACCACCCCGATGGTCGGTGCGATCGTGCATCCGGCGACCGCCGACGGCGCCGCGGAGTCCACCCAGGGGCCACCGGAGGACAAGAAGGACGGGGACAAGAAGGACGAGGACAAGAAGGACAAGGCAAAGTGA
- the ftsX gene encoding permease-like cell division protein FtsX — MRFGFLVNEVLTGFRRNVTMTIAMILTTAISVGLFGGGLLVVRLADQSRDIYLDRVESQVFLTDEVSATDPSCDADPCKALREKIEERDDVRSVRFLNRDAAYEDATKKMPALKEYADKTAFPASFIVKLDNPEQHPQFEDAMVGQPGVQRVMNQKVLIDRLFAVLDGIRNVAFAIAFVQAIGAILLIANMVQVAAYTRRTEIGIMRLVGASRWYTQLPFLVEAMLAAFIGVVIAIIGLVVVREVFLEDALDQFYEANLIARVDWADVLYGCAPWMLLLGLAMAGITAYVTLRIYVRR; from the coding sequence GTGCGCTTCGGATTCCTCGTCAACGAGGTTCTGACCGGCTTCCGCCGCAATGTGACGATGACGATCGCGATGATCCTCACCACCGCGATCTCGGTCGGCCTGTTCGGCGGCGGGCTGCTGGTGGTGCGCCTCGCCGACCAGTCCCGCGACATCTACCTCGACCGGGTGGAGAGCCAGGTCTTTCTGACCGACGAGGTGTCGGCCACCGACCCCAGCTGTGACGCCGACCCGTGCAAGGCGCTGCGGGAGAAGATCGAGGAGCGCGACGACGTGCGGTCGGTGCGCTTCCTCAACCGCGACGCCGCCTACGAGGACGCCACCAAGAAGATGCCGGCGCTCAAGGAGTACGCCGACAAGACCGCCTTCCCGGCGTCGTTCATCGTCAAACTCGACAACCCCGAACAGCATCCGCAGTTCGAGGATGCGATGGTCGGCCAGCCCGGGGTGCAGCGGGTGATGAACCAGAAGGTGCTCATCGACCGGCTGTTCGCGGTGCTCGACGGCATCCGCAATGTCGCGTTCGCGATCGCCTTCGTCCAAGCCATCGGCGCGATCCTGCTGATCGCCAACATGGTTCAGGTGGCCGCCTACACCCGCCGCACCGAGATCGGCATCATGCGCCTGGTCGGCGCGAGCCGCTGGTACACGCAGCTGCCGTTCCTGGTCGAGGCGATGCTGGCGGCGTTCATCGGCGTCGTCATCGCCATCATCGGCCTGGTGGTGGTGCGCGAGGTGTTCCTGGAGGACGCGCTCGACCAGTTCTACGAGGCCAATCTGATCGCCAGGGTGGACTGGGCGGACGTGCTGTACGGCTGTGCCCCGTGGATGCTGCTGCTGGGCCTGGCGATGGCGGGTATCACCGCGTATGTGACCCTGCGGATCTACGTACGTCGCTGA
- a CDS encoding TetR/AcrR family transcriptional regulator, with translation MARRHGWAGNTPASDEEAINRILDAADEIIAERGSAMRLSDVARALGVTRQTVYRYFPGTEALLIATVMRSGDGFLDQLARHVAGETDPVAAVVEGLAFTIENLSTDDRIIYILSRRSRGELAPSLASETALAFSRSMLHRYQVDWQAYGFDEAALGELSEFLLRILYSYLADTNQPNRTGAQLRAFLARWVGPAVMYPRIAAAVESVERVTDAATPGRVRRRSAS, from the coding sequence ATGGCGCGGCGCCACGGCTGGGCCGGCAACACCCCGGCGTCCGATGAGGAGGCGATCAACCGGATCCTGGATGCGGCCGACGAGATCATCGCCGAGCGCGGGTCCGCGATGCGCCTGTCCGATGTCGCCCGGGCGCTGGGGGTGACCCGCCAGACCGTCTACCGCTACTTCCCCGGGACCGAGGCGCTGCTGATCGCGACCGTGATGCGCTCCGGCGACGGCTTCCTCGACCAGCTGGCACGCCATGTGGCCGGCGAGACCGACCCGGTCGCCGCGGTGGTCGAGGGGCTGGCGTTCACGATCGAGAACCTGTCCACAGACGACCGCATCATCTACATCCTGAGCCGACGCTCCCGCGGTGAGCTGGCACCGTCGCTGGCGTCGGAGACCGCGCTGGCCTTCAGCCGGTCGATGCTGCACCGCTACCAGGTGGACTGGCAGGCGTACGGATTCGACGAGGCCGCGCTCGGCGAGCTGTCCGAGTTCCTGCTGCGGATCCTCTATTCCTACCTGGCCGACACCAACCAGCCCAACCGCACCGGTGCGCAGCTGCGGGCGTTTCTGGCCCGCTGGGTCGGGCCGGCGGTGATGTACCCGCGCATCGCCGCAGCGGTGGAGTCCGTCGAACGGGTCACCGACGCGGCCACCCCCGGACGGGTGCGGCGCCGGTCGGCGTCCTAG
- a CDS encoding metal-dependent hydrolase, whose translation MTDLTVRRVRFHLSGDDVPFVWNPQRPAFSVHCNLVTFLAPGFEKLIVAATREAIPLMRDPRQVEEAELYLRQEAQHSAAHLTHFRALVRRWPGLQQVMDDVLASYENLNATKPLAWRLAYAAIIEATFTPYFKVFLDHEDKLFAPGDERVASLFLWHFVEEIEHRSSALMVYNAVHGNYQYRLRTIGPVIRHLSEVLSIVVRGFQRHVPAADGGHHARLLPDRITPRAMLAAAREARRLTGPGQGTYAGVPAREMAAILAGIIRSQGPRHDPAHADTPPFADRWLARYRQEPRCAARWYSIGAKAVVGG comes from the coding sequence ATGACAGACCTGACGGTGCGGCGGGTTCGATTCCACCTCTCCGGTGACGACGTGCCGTTCGTCTGGAACCCGCAGCGGCCGGCGTTCTCGGTGCACTGCAACCTGGTCACGTTCCTCGCGCCCGGGTTCGAGAAGCTGATCGTCGCGGCCACCCGCGAGGCGATCCCGTTGATGCGCGATCCGCGGCAGGTCGAAGAGGCCGAACTGTACCTGCGTCAGGAGGCGCAACACTCCGCGGCGCACCTGACCCACTTCCGCGCCCTGGTCCGGCGCTGGCCCGGCCTGCAGCAGGTGATGGACGATGTGCTGGCCTCGTACGAAAACCTCAACGCGACAAAGCCGTTGGCGTGGCGGCTGGCCTACGCGGCGATCATCGAGGCCACCTTCACGCCGTACTTCAAGGTATTCCTCGACCACGAGGACAAGCTGTTCGCACCCGGCGACGAGCGCGTCGCGTCGTTGTTTCTCTGGCACTTCGTGGAGGAGATCGAGCACCGCAGTTCGGCGCTGATGGTGTACAACGCCGTCCACGGCAACTATCAGTACCGGCTGCGTACGATCGGCCCGGTGATCCGGCATCTCAGCGAAGTGCTCTCGATCGTGGTGCGGGGATTCCAGCGGCACGTACCGGCGGCCGACGGCGGCCATCACGCCCGGCTGCTGCCGGACCGCATCACGCCCCGCGCGATGCTCGCCGCCGCCCGGGAGGCCCGCCGGCTGACCGGTCCCGGGCAGGGCACCTACGCGGGGGTGCCCGCCCGAGAGATGGCGGCGATACTCGCCGGGATCATCCGCTCCCAGGGTCCCCGCCACGACCCGGCCCATGCCGACACCCCGCCCTTCGCCGACCGCTGGCTCGCCCGCTACCGGCAGGAACCGCGGTGCGCGGCCCGGTGGTATTCGATCGGCGCAAAAGCGGTGGTGGGCGGCTGA
- a CDS encoding FAD-dependent oxidoreductase, which produces MRPYYVAIVGSGPSGYFAAASLLKFADSQDEVDVRIDMLEMLPTPWGLVRSGVAPDHPKIKSISAQFEKTALDPRFRFFGNIRVGEHVQPAELAERYDAVIYAVGAQSDRSLRIPGEDLPGSVSAVEFVGWYNAHPHYEDKGPDLSSGRAVVIGNGNVALDVARILVTNPDVLARTDIADHALESLHQRGVEEVLIVGRRGPLQAPFTTLELRELGQLEGLADVDVIVDPADLADITEEDLQAAGKTVRNNIKVLRGYAETPPKGARRRIVFRFCTSPIEIKGDGRVESIVLGRNKLVEEDGRVVARDTGEREELPAQLVIRAVGYRGVPLPGLPFDDRAGVIPHTAGRIDGSRNEYVVGWIKRGPTGVIGSNKSDAQETVDTLVKDFAGAELADFGADHGEQLMQWLLERQPKVVTQQHWKAIDDYERAAGEPLGRPRVKVANVAELIRIGHG; this is translated from the coding sequence ATGCGCCCGTACTATGTGGCGATCGTCGGTTCAGGGCCGTCCGGCTACTTTGCGGCGGCCTCGCTGCTGAAGTTCGCCGACTCGCAGGACGAGGTGGATGTCCGGATCGACATGCTGGAGATGCTGCCCACCCCGTGGGGGCTGGTGCGCTCCGGCGTGGCTCCCGACCACCCCAAGATCAAGTCGATCAGCGCACAGTTCGAGAAGACCGCGCTCGACCCGCGGTTCCGGTTCTTCGGCAACATCAGGGTCGGCGAGCATGTGCAGCCGGCCGAGCTCGCCGAACGCTACGACGCGGTGATCTACGCGGTCGGCGCCCAGTCGGACCGCTCGCTGCGGATCCCCGGTGAGGACCTGCCCGGCAGCGTTTCGGCGGTCGAGTTCGTCGGCTGGTACAACGCCCACCCGCACTACGAGGACAAGGGCCCGGACCTGTCGAGCGGCCGGGCGGTGGTGATCGGCAACGGCAACGTGGCACTGGACGTGGCGCGCATCCTGGTCACCAATCCGGACGTGCTGGCCCGTACCGACATCGCCGACCACGCGCTGGAGTCACTGCACCAGCGCGGGGTGGAGGAGGTGCTGATCGTCGGCCGGCGCGGGCCGCTGCAGGCGCCGTTCACCACGCTTGAGCTGCGCGAGCTCGGCCAACTGGAGGGCCTGGCCGACGTCGACGTGATCGTCGATCCGGCGGATCTGGCCGACATCACCGAGGAGGACCTGCAGGCGGCCGGCAAGACGGTGCGCAACAACATCAAGGTGTTGCGCGGCTACGCCGAGACCCCGCCGAAGGGGGCCCGGCGCCGCATCGTGTTCCGGTTCTGCACCTCACCGATCGAGATCAAGGGCGACGGCAGGGTCGAGTCGATCGTGCTGGGCCGCAACAAGCTGGTCGAGGAGGACGGCCGGGTGGTGGCGCGCGACACCGGCGAGCGCGAGGAACTGCCCGCGCAGCTGGTGATCCGGGCGGTCGGCTACCGCGGGGTGCCGCTGCCGGGCCTGCCGTTCGACGACCGCGCCGGCGTCATTCCGCACACCGCCGGGCGGATCGACGGCAGCCGCAACGAGTACGTCGTCGGGTGGATCAAGCGCGGCCCGACCGGGGTGATCGGCAGCAACAAGAGCGATGCGCAGGAGACCGTCGACACCCTGGTGAAGGATTTCGCCGGCGCCGAGCTCGCCGACTTCGGCGCCGACCACGGCGAGCAGCTGATGCAGTGGCTGCTGGAGCGCCAGCCCAAGGTCGTGACCCAGCAACACTGGAAGGCCATCGACGACTACGAGCGCGCCGCGGGTGAGCCGCTCGGCCGGCCGCGGGTGAAGGTGGCGAACGTGGCCGAGCTGATCCGCATCGGGCACGGCTGA
- a CDS encoding flavin-containing monooxygenase — MAEPAVKTAPALDDNNALLGVPFDDPDEVIRAAVAEASVPALLMSMVHMTGDLDLLDELPGPAALIAMDLQGAMSEPDKQLVRDRAFEVIRDYRDRGCPPPFVPNTEQFKRMLDVVSAGTVTDEHLDYIAADLRLSDADQCGPPLASTPGQRRAFPVVVIGCGEAGLLAGIKLKEAGLPFTIVEKQSGVGGTWLANRYPGCRVDIASQYYTYSFEPTDYWRHYYAEQPEILQYLRDVAAKYDIVPHVRFDTEVTAATWDAATATWRVAVRGADGTTDELTARALICAVGQFGNPVIPDIKGANRFRGPAFHTADWRDDVDLGGKRVAVIGAGASGFQLVPAIADLTEHVDVYQRTPQWMAPNPMYHETVPDAARWAMRHLPYYARWLRFVSWWPIADALDEQVRIDPDWDNGGLSCNAANHAIREIFIAWMRNFCSDEDLLEKVTPKYPPMGKRTLQDNGTWLLTLQRDDVELITDGIAEITPDGVVTVDGVHRPADVLIWATGFDVNHQLGPLNIRGIDGVELNSAWDDSPYAYLGITVPEFPNFFCMFGPGTNAVNGASIIYNSECQMRYILGCIDMVLAGGHDYAMPRHEVCEEYHRRNQEWLRHMVYSHPAVSSSYYRNSKGELPTLYGFRIFDYWRWTRHPNPDDYELRTRSTLR, encoded by the coding sequence ATGGCTGAACCCGCGGTGAAGACGGCACCTGCGCTCGACGACAACAACGCGCTGCTCGGCGTGCCGTTCGACGACCCGGACGAGGTCATCCGGGCCGCGGTCGCCGAGGCGAGCGTTCCGGCGCTGCTGATGTCGATGGTGCACATGACCGGCGATCTCGACCTGCTCGACGAACTGCCCGGACCGGCCGCGCTCATCGCGATGGACCTGCAGGGGGCGATGAGCGAACCGGACAAACAACTGGTCCGCGACCGGGCCTTCGAGGTCATCCGTGACTACCGGGACCGGGGCTGCCCGCCGCCGTTCGTGCCGAACACCGAGCAGTTCAAGCGCATGCTCGACGTGGTCTCGGCGGGCACCGTCACCGACGAGCACCTCGACTACATCGCCGCCGACCTGCGGTTGTCCGACGCCGACCAGTGCGGGCCACCGCTGGCCTCGACACCTGGGCAGCGACGCGCGTTCCCGGTCGTCGTCATCGGCTGCGGCGAGGCCGGACTGCTGGCCGGAATCAAGCTCAAGGAGGCCGGGCTACCGTTCACCATCGTCGAGAAGCAGTCCGGTGTCGGCGGAACCTGGCTGGCCAACCGCTATCCGGGCTGCCGCGTCGACATCGCCAGCCAGTACTACACGTACTCGTTCGAACCCACCGACTACTGGCGCCACTACTACGCCGAACAACCCGAAATCCTGCAGTACCTGCGGGACGTCGCCGCGAAGTACGACATCGTGCCGCACGTGCGGTTCGACACCGAGGTGACCGCCGCGACCTGGGACGCGGCCACCGCGACCTGGCGGGTCGCCGTCCGCGGCGCCGACGGAACCACCGACGAGCTGACCGCCCGCGCGCTGATCTGTGCCGTCGGACAGTTCGGCAACCCGGTGATCCCGGACATCAAGGGCGCCAACCGATTCCGAGGTCCTGCCTTCCACACCGCCGATTGGCGCGACGACGTGGATCTGGGCGGCAAACGGGTCGCCGTCATCGGCGCGGGCGCGAGCGGATTCCAACTCGTGCCCGCGATCGCGGATCTGACCGAGCACGTCGACGTCTATCAGCGCACCCCGCAGTGGATGGCGCCCAACCCGATGTATCACGAGACCGTCCCCGACGCGGCCAGGTGGGCGATGCGCCATCTGCCGTACTACGCGCGGTGGTTGCGGTTCGTGTCGTGGTGGCCGATCGCCGACGCGCTCGACGAGCAGGTCCGCATCGACCCGGACTGGGACAACGGCGGCCTGTCCTGCAATGCCGCCAACCACGCCATCCGGGAGATCTTCATCGCGTGGATGCGCAACTTCTGCTCCGACGAGGACCTGCTGGAGAAGGTCACCCCCAAGTACCCGCCGATGGGCAAACGCACGTTGCAGGACAACGGAACCTGGTTGCTGACCCTGCAGCGCGACGACGTCGAGCTGATCACCGACGGCATCGCCGAGATCACCCCCGACGGGGTGGTCACCGTCGACGGCGTGCACCGGCCGGCCGATGTGCTGATCTGGGCCACCGGGTTCGACGTCAACCACCAACTCGGTCCGCTGAACATCCGCGGCATCGACGGGGTCGAGCTCAACAGCGCCTGGGACGACTCGCCTTACGCCTACCTGGGTATCACCGTTCCGGAATTCCCGAACTTCTTCTGCATGTTCGGCCCCGGCACCAACGCGGTCAACGGCGCCAGCATCATCTACAACTCCGAATGCCAGATGCGCTACATCCTGGGTTGCATCGACATGGTGCTCGCCGGTGGCCACGACTACGCGATGCCGCGGCACGAGGTCTGCGAGGAGTACCACCGCCGCAACCAGGAGTGGCTGCGGCACATGGTCTACAGCCATCCGGCGGTGTCGAGCAGCTACTACAGGAACTCCAAGGGTGAGCTGCCCACGCTCTACGGCTTCCGCATCTTCGACTACTGGCGCTGGACCCGGCACCCGAACCCGGACGACTACGAACTGCGGACGCGGTCGACCTTGAGGTAA
- the smpB gene encoding SsrA-binding protein SmpB, with protein sequence MAKAKKAKKTEPGKAGNNRVVATNRKARHNYSILDTYEAGIQLVGTEVKSLREGQASLADAFATIDDGEVWLRNVHIPEYHHGTWTNHDPRRKRKLLLHRKQIDQLMGRVRDGNCTLVPLSMYFTDGKVKVELALARGKEARDKRQDIARRDAEREIARALGRRAKGMR encoded by the coding sequence ATGGCGAAAGCGAAGAAGGCCAAGAAGACCGAGCCCGGCAAGGCCGGCAACAACCGGGTTGTCGCGACGAACCGCAAGGCGCGGCACAACTATTCGATCCTCGACACCTACGAGGCCGGGATCCAGTTGGTCGGGACCGAGGTCAAGAGCCTGCGCGAGGGGCAGGCGTCGCTGGCCGACGCGTTCGCCACCATCGACGACGGCGAGGTGTGGCTGCGCAACGTGCACATCCCCGAGTACCACCACGGCACCTGGACCAACCACGACCCGCGGCGCAAGCGCAAGCTGCTGCTGCACCGCAAGCAGATCGACCAGTTGATGGGCCGGGTGCGTGACGGCAACTGCACGCTGGTGCCGCTGTCGATGTACTTCACCGACGGTAAGGTCAAGGTCGAACTGGCGCTGGCCCGCGGTAAGGAGGCCCGGGACAAACGCCAGGACATCGCCCGCCGCGACGCGGAGCGGGAGATCGCCCGCGCGCTCGGCCGCCGGGCCAAGGGCATGCGCTGA